The following are encoded in a window of Vigna unguiculata cultivar IT97K-499-35 chromosome 8, ASM411807v1, whole genome shotgun sequence genomic DNA:
- the LOC114194535 gene encoding uncharacterized protein LOC114194535 isoform X2 — protein MVQLMRSDTDNQCLKKVKMEVQDEIPPLHTHKRPKLEAPPKCDSSDDSLSIPPTSYNPLDEPSPLGLRLKKSPSLLDLIQMRLSQQEESKKKDHKASAASAASAAADSKLKASNFPGTILKIGTWEYKSRYEGDLVAKCYFAKHKLVWEVLDGCLKNKIEIPWSDIMALKANYPEDGPGTLEVVLARRPLFFREINPQPRKHTLWQATSDFTGGQASINRRHFLQCPQGLLGKHFEKLVQCDPRLNCLSQQPDFVLDSPYFDPGTSSIHDHIETSDGFDRKSEERGGIFALQDVESGSAAQSSSSKSDPNLGKAVENVSQEITSPSPVMNIHAMKDFRSRGAETLKFLSNLDQIKLPGLHPSMSMDDLKDPSTAEDANTMAKNGNGPRDPNVMSRVNSLYSLLQCAEDTMTRNGNGPRDADVLSRVNSLYCLLQKDTAAAEDSNTMTRNANGLDADDSGKVGVSNSNSTQLSPGKTKVADLESQPDDASGCKQGGTGMSRKESSGDLLLNLPRIASLPQFLFHMSEDSVHKVR, from the exons ATGGTTCAGCTTATGAGGTCTGATACAGATAATCAATGTCTGAAAAAGGTGAAGATGGAGGTTCAAGATGAAATTCCCCCTCTTCACACCCACAAGCGACCCAAATTGGAAGCACCCCCGAAG TGTGATTCTAGTGATGATTCCCTTTCGATTCCACCAACTTCGTATAATCCCTTGGATGAGCCAAGCCCTTTGGGTTTGCGTCTCAAGAAGAGTCCTTCCCTGTTGGATTTGATTCAGATGAGGCTCTCCCAACAAGAGGAGTCTAAGAAGAAAGATCACAAGGCTTCTGCCGCCTCTGCTGCCTCTGCTGCGGCAGATTCTAAACTCAAAGCCTCCAATTTTCCTGGAACCATTTTGAAAATTGGGACTTGGGAG TACAAATCTAGATATGAAGGAGACTTGGTGGCGAAGTGTTACTTTGCAAAGCATAAGCTGGTATGGGAAGTCCTTGATGGTTGTCTGAAGAATAAGATTGAAATCCCTTGGTCTGATATCATGGCTCTCAAGGCAAATTACCCTGAAGATGGACCAGGCACGCTCGAAGTAGTG CTGGCAAGAAGACCCCTGTTTTTTAGAGAGATCAATCCACAGCCAAGGAAGCATACCTTGTGGCAGGCAACATCAGACTTTACTGGCGGACAAGCCAGCATAAACAG GAGACATTTTCTGCAGTGTCCACAAGGATTGCTGGGCAAGCATTTTGAGAAACTCGTTCAGTGTGATCCACGTCTCAACTGTCTGAGCCAGCAGCCGGATTTTGTGTTGGATTCTCCATATTTTGATCCCGGAACAAGTTCAATTCACGATCACATTGAAACAAGTGATGGTTTTGATAGAAAAAGTGAGGAGAGAGGTGGTATTTTTGCACTGCAGGATGTAGAGTCAGGATCTGCAGCTCAATCGTCTTCCTCAAAAAGTGACCCTAATCTTGGTAAAGCTGTGGAAAATGTTTCCCAAGAAATTACCTCACCTAGCCCAG TGATGAACATCCATGCAATGAAAGATTTCAGGAGTAGGGGAGCTGAAACTTTGAAGTTTCTTAGTAATTTGGATCAGATCAAATTGCCTGGACTTCACCCCTCGATGTCAATGGACGATTTG AAGGACCCTTCTACAGCAGAAGACGCGAACACAATGGCCAAAAATGGTAATGGTCCGAGAGATCCAAATGTGATGTCAAGGGTGAACTCACTGTACTCCCTTCTGCAGTGTGCAGAGGACACAATGACCAGAAATGGCAATGGTCCGAGAGATGCAGATGTGCTGTCTAGGGTGAACTCACTGTACTGTCTCCTGCAGAAGGATACTGCTGCAGCAGAAGACTCAAACACAATGACCAGAAATGCCAATGGTCTTGATGCAGATGACAGTGGAAAAGTTGGTGTGAGCAACTCCAACTCCACTCAATTGTCCCCAGGCAAAACTAAAGTGGCTGATTTGGAAAGTCAACCAGATGATGCTTCTGGCTGCAAGCAGGGGGGGACTGGCATGTCCAGAAAGGAATCATCTGGCGATTTGCTTCTCAATCTTCCAAGGATCGCATCTCTGCCTCAGTTTTTGTTTCACATGTCTGAGGATTCTGTTCATAAAGTTAGATAA
- the LOC114194535 gene encoding uncharacterized protein LOC114194535 isoform X1 → MVQLMRSDTDNQCLKKVKMEVQDEIPPLHTHKRPKLEAPPKCDSSDDSLSIPPTSYNPLDEPSPLGLRLKKSPSLLDLIQMRLSQQEESKKKDHKASAASAASAAADSKLKASNFPGTILKIGTWEYKSRYEGDLVAKCYFAKHKLVWEVLDGCLKNKIEIPWSDIMALKANYPEDGPGTLEVVLARRPLFFREINPQPRKHTLWQATSDFTGGQASINRRHFLQCPQGLLGKHFEKLVQCDPRLNCLSQQPDFVLDSPYFDPGTSSIHDHIETSDGFDRKSEERGGIFALQDVESGSAAQSSSSKSDPNLGKAVENVSQEITSPSPVMNIHAMKDFRSRGAETLKFLSNLDQIKLPGLHPSMSMDDLVSHIGHCISEQMGSDNPNFAGDGQYSRSIVEEFTQYLFNDSQHATTSDEQRVMSRVNSLYCLLQKDPSTAEDANTMAKNGNGPRDPNVMSRVNSLYSLLQCAEDTMTRNGNGPRDADVLSRVNSLYCLLQKDTAAAEDSNTMTRNANGLDADDSGKVGVSNSNSTQLSPGKTKVADLESQPDDASGCKQGGTGMSRKESSGDLLLNLPRIASLPQFLFHMSEDSVHKVR, encoded by the exons ATGGTTCAGCTTATGAGGTCTGATACAGATAATCAATGTCTGAAAAAGGTGAAGATGGAGGTTCAAGATGAAATTCCCCCTCTTCACACCCACAAGCGACCCAAATTGGAAGCACCCCCGAAG TGTGATTCTAGTGATGATTCCCTTTCGATTCCACCAACTTCGTATAATCCCTTGGATGAGCCAAGCCCTTTGGGTTTGCGTCTCAAGAAGAGTCCTTCCCTGTTGGATTTGATTCAGATGAGGCTCTCCCAACAAGAGGAGTCTAAGAAGAAAGATCACAAGGCTTCTGCCGCCTCTGCTGCCTCTGCTGCGGCAGATTCTAAACTCAAAGCCTCCAATTTTCCTGGAACCATTTTGAAAATTGGGACTTGGGAG TACAAATCTAGATATGAAGGAGACTTGGTGGCGAAGTGTTACTTTGCAAAGCATAAGCTGGTATGGGAAGTCCTTGATGGTTGTCTGAAGAATAAGATTGAAATCCCTTGGTCTGATATCATGGCTCTCAAGGCAAATTACCCTGAAGATGGACCAGGCACGCTCGAAGTAGTG CTGGCAAGAAGACCCCTGTTTTTTAGAGAGATCAATCCACAGCCAAGGAAGCATACCTTGTGGCAGGCAACATCAGACTTTACTGGCGGACAAGCCAGCATAAACAG GAGACATTTTCTGCAGTGTCCACAAGGATTGCTGGGCAAGCATTTTGAGAAACTCGTTCAGTGTGATCCACGTCTCAACTGTCTGAGCCAGCAGCCGGATTTTGTGTTGGATTCTCCATATTTTGATCCCGGAACAAGTTCAATTCACGATCACATTGAAACAAGTGATGGTTTTGATAGAAAAAGTGAGGAGAGAGGTGGTATTTTTGCACTGCAGGATGTAGAGTCAGGATCTGCAGCTCAATCGTCTTCCTCAAAAAGTGACCCTAATCTTGGTAAAGCTGTGGAAAATGTTTCCCAAGAAATTACCTCACCTAGCCCAG TGATGAACATCCATGCAATGAAAGATTTCAGGAGTAGGGGAGCTGAAACTTTGAAGTTTCTTAGTAATTTGGATCAGATCAAATTGCCTGGACTTCACCCCTCGATGTCAATGGACGATTTGGTAAGCCACATTGGACATTGCATTTCAGAACAGATGGGCTCTGACAATCCCAATTTTGCTGGTGATGGCCAGTATAGCAGATCTATTGTGGAAGAATTTACTCAATACTTGTTCAATGACTCTCAACATGCAACTACCTCTGATGAACAGCGTGTGATGTCAAGGGTGAACTCACTGTATTGTCTTCTGCAGAAGGACCCTTCTACAGCAGAAGACGCGAACACAATGGCCAAAAATGGTAATGGTCCGAGAGATCCAAATGTGATGTCAAGGGTGAACTCACTGTACTCCCTTCTGCAGTGTGCAGAGGACACAATGACCAGAAATGGCAATGGTCCGAGAGATGCAGATGTGCTGTCTAGGGTGAACTCACTGTACTGTCTCCTGCAGAAGGATACTGCTGCAGCAGAAGACTCAAACACAATGACCAGAAATGCCAATGGTCTTGATGCAGATGACAGTGGAAAAGTTGGTGTGAGCAACTCCAACTCCACTCAATTGTCCCCAGGCAAAACTAAAGTGGCTGATTTGGAAAGTCAACCAGATGATGCTTCTGGCTGCAAGCAGGGGGGGACTGGCATGTCCAGAAAGGAATCATCTGGCGATTTGCTTCTCAATCTTCCAAGGATCGCATCTCTGCCTCAGTTTTTGTTTCACATGTCTGAGGATTCTGTTCATAAAGTTAGATAA
- the LOC114194536 gene encoding protein HEADING DATE REPRESSOR 1 isoform X2, producing MENMKMAIDDALNAFSPVSTPTIYWKSRRRLASGRNLEVSEDTANTPSSKQEDTPTPIPTPTPPSSSSEEMQNTTPISERRKALFEPLEPIKNVNGRRPSAESLLPPPDFESANYPKGWLIGKKRKLVNVDVVESMRRIAIQEMNRKDREIDGLNEQLEEDSRCLEHLQLQLVDERSKRARVERENAMLQEQVNMLMTMLQEAEQMGEEGPDEP from the exons ATGGAAAACATGAAGATGGCCATAGATGATGCTTTGAACGCCTTCTCTCCTGTATCCACACCTACCATTTACTGGAAATCCCGAAGAAGATTAg CTAGCGGGAGGAATTTAGAGGTATCAGAAGATACTGCTAATACACCATCCAGCAAGCAGGAAGATACTCCTACTCCTATTCCTACTCCTACACCTCCTTCTTCTTCTAGTGAGGAGATGCAGAACACAACTCCAATTTCTGAACGTCGAAAGGCCTTGTTTGAACCATTAGAACCTATAAAGAATGTTAATGGCCGACGACCCTCGGCTGAGTCTTTACTTCCTCCCCCTGACTTTGAGTCTGCAAACTATCCTAAGGGCTGGTTGATCGGAAAGAAACGAAAGCTTGTCAATGTAGATGTTGTTGAAAGCATGCGAAGGATTGCCATCCAAGAAATGAACAGAAAG GACAGGGAAATTGATGGACTAAATGAACAACTGGAGGAGGACTCACGTTGCTTGGAGCACTTGCAACTTCAGCTTGTGGATGAACGAAGCAAACGTGCTCGAGTTGAAAGAGAGAATGCAATGCTTCAAGAACAAGTGAACATGCTCATGACCATGTTACAAGAGGCAGAACAAATGGGAGAGGAAGGCCCGGATGAACCTTGA
- the LOC114194536 gene encoding protein HEADING DATE REPRESSOR 1 isoform X1: protein MENMKMAIDDALNAFSPVSTPTIYWKSRRRLAKNKNGNLLPTASGRNLEVSEDTANTPSSKQEDTPTPIPTPTPPSSSSEEMQNTTPISERRKALFEPLEPIKNVNGRRPSAESLLPPPDFESANYPKGWLIGKKRKLVNVDVVESMRRIAIQEMNRKDREIDGLNEQLEEDSRCLEHLQLQLVDERSKRARVERENAMLQEQVNMLMTMLQEAEQMGEEGPDEP from the exons ATGGAAAACATGAAGATGGCCATAGATGATGCTTTGAACGCCTTCTCTCCTGTATCCACACCTACCATTTACTGGAAATCCCGAAGAAGATTAg CGAAAAACAAAAATGGTAACTTGTTGCCCACAGCTAGCGGGAGGAATTTAGAGGTATCAGAAGATACTGCTAATACACCATCCAGCAAGCAGGAAGATACTCCTACTCCTATTCCTACTCCTACACCTCCTTCTTCTTCTAGTGAGGAGATGCAGAACACAACTCCAATTTCTGAACGTCGAAAGGCCTTGTTTGAACCATTAGAACCTATAAAGAATGTTAATGGCCGACGACCCTCGGCTGAGTCTTTACTTCCTCCCCCTGACTTTGAGTCTGCAAACTATCCTAAGGGCTGGTTGATCGGAAAGAAACGAAAGCTTGTCAATGTAGATGTTGTTGAAAGCATGCGAAGGATTGCCATCCAAGAAATGAACAGAAAG GACAGGGAAATTGATGGACTAAATGAACAACTGGAGGAGGACTCACGTTGCTTGGAGCACTTGCAACTTCAGCTTGTGGATGAACGAAGCAAACGTGCTCGAGTTGAAAGAGAGAATGCAATGCTTCAAGAACAAGTGAACATGCTCATGACCATGTTACAAGAGGCAGAACAAATGGGAGAGGAAGGCCCGGATGAACCTTGA
- the LOC114193893 gene encoding uncharacterized protein LOC114193893, with amino-acid sequence MKVRIFALFLLISGIQAISSSNFNTSEGNGLVHSNGEAQQVLGKLLHGSIEESTSVKYEVEDSKEEVVDTTQKTQGGGSSGSSGRPGSGGSADVTRRPRPNSAPSKPHFCVSLFILSVNFASVIFFFHYV; translated from the exons ATGAAGGTGAGAATTTTTGCTTTGTTCTTACTCATTTCAGGTATTCAAGCCATATCAAGCTCAAACTTCAACACTTCAGAAGGTAATGGCCTCGTCCACAGCAATGGAGAAGCACAACAAGTTCTTG GGAAGTTATTGCATGGAAGCATAGAAGAGTCAACAAGTGTGAAATACGAAGTTGAAGATAGTAAAGAAGAAGTAGTTGATACTACACAAAAAACACAAGGTGGAGGAAGTTCAGGAAGTAGCGGAAGACCAGGAAGTGGAGGCAGTGCAGATGTTACTCGCAGGCCACGACCAAATTCTGCACCATCAAAACCTCATTTTTGTGTCTCACTGTTTATTCTTTCTGTAAACTTTGCTTCTGTCATCTTTTTCTTCCACTATGTCTGA